The proteins below are encoded in one region of Hordeum vulgare subsp. vulgare chromosome 3H, MorexV3_pseudomolecules_assembly, whole genome shotgun sequence:
- the LOC123444831 gene encoding internalin I — STVNKSYAVPSSARTPRSHHFASSRQAAARTEPPDLPCGRAVQPMAASSSSASASVAGNAGEQRLLDRCIDAAARCPASVEAWRRQRRSLERLPSQLADALLRRLAARRLLFPSLLEVFRHSVQEIDLSGDIAVDAEWLAYLGSFRYLGVLKLADCKKVDHSAIWSLSGMSMLKELDLSRCSKITDAGIKHIVSIDSLEKLHLSETGLTDNGVMLISALKGLILLDLGGIHMTDKALRSLQVLTQLEHLDVWGSEITDEGASVLKAFTGLRFLNVSWTHVTRLPHLPNMKYLNMSNCTIYSICGGDSEVHIPLQKFTASAASFGDIDEVFSSIVASSFSFLDMSGCSLSNLYGLQKMKSLEHLDISLNRVTDDAMEYVANIGMKLRYLSLKNTGITSQALCILAGTVPNLASLSLAYTKIDDSALVYISMMPSLRVIDLSHTTIKGFTRVEANSEKIPSLPLLEHLIYLESLNLEDAPLSDEVIPPMASFRALKYLYLKSDFLSDPGLHALSSASNLIHLGFCGSVLSNSGLLEFVPPAQLHVLDLSGCWILTGDAISTFRRHHPSIEVRHELTQELQPNRGSTSQVHKSRQLPRAKTKVVNSSADSRRHSGIFFVDQRIKYSREEMMEIQEHTQPNSVLHVVPLPPELRRME; from the exons TCTACTGTTAACAAATCTTACGCCGTGCCGAGCTCTGCGAGGACCCCCAGATCCCATCATTTCGCCTCCTCCCGTCAAGCGGCGGCTCGCACCGAACCGCCTGATTTGCCGTGCGGACGTGCCGTCCAACCCATggcagcctcctcctcctccgcctccgcctccgtggCCGGAAACGCGGGCGAGCAGCGGCTCCTCGACCGCTGCATCGATGCGGCGGCGCGCTGCCCGGCCTCCGTGGAGGCCTGGCGCCGCCAACGCCGGTCCCTCGAGCGCCTGCCCTCGCAGCTGGCCGACGCGCTCCTCCGCCGCCTCGCCGCTCGCCGCCTCCTTTTCCCCTCCCTCCTCGA GGTTTTCCGGCACTCGGTGCAGGAGATCGACTTGAGCGGCGACATCGCCGTAGATGCGGAGTGGCTGGCTTACCTCGGCTCGTTCCGGTACCTGGGCGTCCTCAAGCTGGCCGACTGCAAGAAGGTCGACCACTCCGCGATCTGGTCACTCTCAG GCATGAGTATGCTAAAAGAATTGGACCTGTCGAGATGCTCTAAGATAACTGATGCCGGCATCAAACATATAGTCTCCATTGATAGCCTGGAGAAGCTACACTTATCTGAAACTGGATTGACTGACAATGGGGTGATGCTCATCTCAGCACTAAAAGGTTTAATTTTGCTAGATTTGGGAGGAATTCATATGACCGACAAAGCATTACGGTCATTACAG GTATTGACACAACTTGAGCACCTTGATGTATGGGGTAGTGAAATTACTGATGAGGGAGCTTCCGTCCTTAAGGCGTTTACAGGATTGAGGTTCTTAAATGTTTCTTGGACACACGTGACTCGTTTACCACATCTTCCAAACATGAAATATCTTAATATGAGCAACTGTACAATTTATTCTATTTGCGGCGGTGATTCTGAAGTTCATATTCCTCTGCAAAAGTTTACGGCCTCTGCAGCCTCATTTGGTGACATTGATGAAGTGTTCTCTAGCATCGTAGCAAGCTCATTTTCATTCTTGGACATGTCTGGTTGTTCTTTAAGCAATTTATATGGCCTGCAAAAGATGAAAAGTCTAGAGCATTTGGACATTAGCTTGAACAGAGTAACTGATGATGCAATGGAGTATGTTGCAAATATTGGAATGAAGCTGAGATATCTAAGCCTCAAGAATACTGGAATAACCTCTCAGGCACTATGTATTTTGGCAGGAACAGTTCCAAACCTGGCTTCACTGTCTTTAGCTTATACAAAAATCGATGATTCTGCTCTAGTATATATCAGCATGATGCCTTCATTGAGAGTGATAGATCTAAGTCATACAACTATCAAAG GGTTCACTCGTGTTGAAGCAAACTCAGAGAAAATACCGTCTCTGCCTCTACTTGAGCATCTCATATATCTTGAAAGTCTAAATCTGGAGGATGCACCACTATCAGATGAAGTTATACCTCCCATGGCATCGTTTAGAGCACTAAAATATTTGTACCTGAAAAGTGATTTCTTGTCTGATCCCGGATTGCATGCCCTGTCTTCTGCCTCAAATTTGATACATCTTGGATTTTGTGGGAGTGTATTATCAAACTCTGGGCTTCTGGAATTTGTGCCCCCTGCCCAGCTACATGTGTTGGATTTAAGTGGCTGCTGGATCTTAACAGGGGATGCCATCTCAACATTTCGTAGGCATCACCCGTCGATAGAGGTgagacatgaactaacgcaggAACTTCAACCAAATCGTGGCAGTACTTCACAAGTTCACAAGTCTAGGCAACTTCCACGTGCAAAAACAAAAGTTGTTAATAGCTCGGCTGATTCTAGAAGGCATTCTGGTATCTTCTTCGTAG ATCAAAGGATAAAATACAGCAGGGAGGAAATGATGGAGATCCAAGAGCATACCCAACCGAATTCTGTGTTGCATGTTGTGCCGCTTCCACCAGAACTGCGAAGGATGGAATGA